A region from the Deinococcus ruber genome encodes:
- the pilO gene encoding type 4a pilus biogenesis protein PilO, whose amino-acid sequence MNLKPFYPMLGVLLLGGLLAYKVTAPPLQDALTTRSTLQDDIATLEQTVQTLPAETVRHERLQQDYAALKARLPDTEHLPGVLRTLSDTARALNVRADKIDRSVRPSSIPGVTAVDLDVSLVGTYARTQAYIQTLARLPRAYTTRSVTFSAGDHGLVTGSLKLTTYTRDNTTPAATPATGTTPPSTGTMPLSPSPTSGRISMTPNGSMPTSATPLAGATARTSPTSPEVNFSTRPGGAQ is encoded by the coding sequence ATGAACCTCAAACCGTTCTACCCCATGCTCGGCGTGCTCCTGCTCGGTGGACTCCTTGCCTATAAAGTCACCGCCCCGCCCCTACAGGACGCCCTCACCACTCGCAGCACGCTGCAAGACGACATCGCGACGCTCGAACAGACGGTTCAGACCCTCCCCGCTGAAACCGTGCGCCACGAGCGCCTCCAGCAGGACTACGCCGCACTCAAGGCCCGCTTGCCCGATACCGAACATCTCCCCGGTGTCCTGCGCACCCTGTCCGACACCGCCCGCGCCCTGAATGTCCGCGCTGACAAGATCGACCGCAGTGTCCGGCCCAGCAGCATCCCAGGCGTCACGGCGGTCGATCTGGATGTCAGTCTCGTGGGCACCTACGCCCGCACGCAGGCGTACATCCAGACGCTGGCCCGGCTGCCCCGTGCGTACACCACCCGCAGCGTCACCTTCTCCGCTGGCGACCACGGGTTGGTGACCGGCTCGCTCAAACTCACCACCTACACCCGCGACAACACCACGCCCGCAGCGACGCCCGCCACGGGCACGACGCCTCCGAGCACGGGCACCATGCCCCTCTCGCCCTCTCCGACCTCAGGCCGCATCTCCATGACCCCCAACGGTTCCATGCCCACATCGGCAACCCCGCTGGCGGGTGCGACTGCTCGCACGTCCCCGACCTCACCAGAGGTCAACTTCTCAACTCGCCCTGGAGGCGCTCAGTGA
- a CDS encoding type IV pilin protein, protein MKRQVQGFTLIELLIVVAIIAVLAMVLLPSYRGATSTGNKRAAQVHAQTVRLALNTLLASNPQFTTASFGTLDCSGAHDVGSTGVTAPNGGNGWEAAPNGDRCTASPLTSRTYSVSVTYDDNQVVTAP, encoded by the coding sequence ATGAAACGTCAAGTGCAGGGGTTTACCCTGATCGAGTTACTGATCGTGGTGGCGATCATCGCCGTGCTCGCTATGGTGCTGCTGCCCAGCTACCGGGGCGCGACCAGCACGGGCAACAAGCGGGCCGCCCAGGTCCATGCCCAGACGGTGCGCCTGGCGCTCAATACGCTGCTCGCCAGCAATCCGCAGTTCACTACCGCCAGTTTCGGCACGCTCGACTGCTCCGGTGCACACGATGTAGGCAGCACGGGCGTCACCGCCCCGAATGGTGGAAACGGCTGGGAGGCTGCGCCGAATGGCGACCGCTGCACCGCCTCGCCGCTCACCAGCCGCACCTATAGCGTCAGCGTCACCTATGACGACAACCAGGTGGTGACCGCGCCGTGA
- a CDS encoding pilus assembly FimT family protein, with translation MNTSQHRNGFTLIEAVVTIALMAVLITVTVSQLPKLDHPMDQHTLVERVGSTLESAHVQAVEDRSNVHVATSGGQLIITSSAGTDTESFNAAQLSGALDITPDGTVNGVLSVTADQVPCTFLTLSTSGQARSGTCAAGVVADDPGTTDASTPETDAGNNTGSTTPSPTASDATPIFPAPGAGSVNLPHDGGSLDPRLPIRGGGGANY, from the coding sequence GTGAACACCTCACAGCACCGCAATGGGTTCACGCTGATCGAAGCGGTAGTGACCATCGCACTGATGGCCGTGCTCATCACCGTGACCGTCTCGCAACTCCCGAAGCTGGACCACCCGATGGATCAGCACACCCTGGTCGAGCGCGTGGGCAGCACGCTGGAAAGCGCCCACGTCCAGGCGGTCGAAGACCGCTCCAACGTCCACGTGGCGACGTCGGGTGGGCAGCTCATCATCACCAGTAGCGCCGGGACCGACACCGAGTCGTTCAACGCCGCGCAGCTCAGCGGGGCGCTCGACATTACCCCGGACGGCACCGTGAACGGGGTGCTGAGCGTGACGGCCGATCAGGTGCCGTGCACCTTCCTGACACTTAGCACCAGCGGACAGGCCCGCAGTGGCACCTGCGCGGCTGGTGTCGTCGCTGACGATCCCGGCACCACCGACGCCAGCACGCCAGAAACTGACGCTGGAAACAACACGGGCAGCACCACGCCCAGTCCCACCGCCAGCGATGCCACGCCGATCTTCCCCGCTCCGGGGGCCGGCAGCGTCAATCTGCCGCATGACGGTGGCTCCCTTGATCCACGCCTGCCCATTCGCGGGGGCGGCGGCGCGAACTACTGA
- a CDS encoding type II secretion system protein GspD, which yields MNKLLALTAVLLLAAPSVAQTPTPTPVLSVTLPSNPKLDKPLTVMLPAGAPLSSVLAAITRASGLTLLARDVPVLPITLNFKGLTARAALNQVLSLYQDQIKALLVGNTLIVAPGPLIDRLAVTPGAQRRVLEVPVSDDDAKRLSTLTGALVTPVNNTTIVTGTPEQLQDVTALLMAGPKPAPTPTPIFRADVALGLIDPDVAQKTLNGLFGMSVTTAYGRAYIQANSQALLDQAISTLKQLGQDAQSAHEQADQAAAAEQQAQAAQAAREAAAAAAKTPAPAVSAPIPAPAPLLHRTLTTTLSSDLITRLASVNGTIKLTPLDAGTYDAQATQDDLTSFTQAIQGAEVREATRVVVTYPRVPASAIDGLKDSVTTISARSVPGGLEVRGTPQEQVRASMYLAGVVRNLPPEVVPPTPALPVEPITVRVPLAYALPSTVAAELTSLYGPSTSTSTSTSSASATPSTPAPAASAPAATSTDASTTGAPIINITTAPTTPSTGNATTPAASDVRIVADERSRSIVLSGPPATIARMQRTIADLDTRLSDVRMALRVEQISGSTGQDLGVDWSVGLGGFSVAQSAGTLSAGYKPGVGPLSFSASLDAARSEGRSNTLLDTTFAAQDGRPANFKNGGQLLLPDTTTTSGGTTSTSRTSYDYGLDVTLTPRLAPDGRIELTVQLQLGEQPVSGIATSVVIAKRSMTTIVTVTPGEPLILGGVLSQDASQTSKGVPLLSQIPVIGSLFGKSNDSASSSVLLITLQAADRTDDRAPTPPQLGDGTVTRVNIPGK from the coding sequence ATGAATAAGTTGCTCGCGCTTACCGCTGTGCTGCTGCTCGCTGCGCCGAGCGTCGCGCAGACCCCCACCCCCACCCCTGTTCTGAGTGTCACACTGCCCAGCAACCCCAAGCTGGACAAGCCGCTCACGGTGATGCTGCCTGCCGGTGCGCCGCTGAGCTCAGTGCTGGCCGCCATCACCCGCGCCAGTGGCCTCACCCTGCTCGCCCGTGATGTGCCCGTGCTACCCATCACCCTCAACTTCAAGGGACTGACCGCACGGGCGGCCCTCAACCAGGTGCTGTCGCTGTATCAGGATCAGATCAAAGCCCTGCTGGTCGGCAATACCCTGATCGTGGCTCCCGGCCCGCTGATCGACCGCCTGGCCGTCACACCCGGTGCCCAGCGCCGCGTGCTGGAGGTGCCGGTCAGTGATGACGATGCCAAGCGCCTGAGCACCCTGACCGGCGCCCTGGTCACGCCGGTCAATAACACCACCATCGTCACCGGGACACCCGAGCAGTTGCAGGATGTCACCGCGTTGCTGATGGCTGGTCCGAAGCCCGCCCCCACCCCCACGCCCATCTTCCGGGCGGATGTCGCGCTGGGGCTGATCGATCCGGACGTGGCGCAGAAAACCCTGAACGGACTCTTCGGCATGAGCGTCACCACCGCGTATGGCCGGGCCTACATCCAGGCCAACAGCCAGGCGCTGTTGGATCAGGCAATCAGTACGCTCAAGCAGCTCGGGCAGGATGCCCAGAGTGCCCATGAGCAAGCCGATCAGGCCGCCGCCGCGGAACAGCAGGCGCAAGCGGCGCAGGCCGCCCGTGAAGCCGCTGCGGCTGCAGCGAAGACCCCTGCGCCTGCTGTTTCAGCACCAATTCCCGCGCCTGCGCCGCTGCTGCACCGCACCCTCACCACCACGCTCTCCAGCGACCTGATCACCCGACTCGCCAGCGTCAACGGCACGATCAAACTCACACCGCTCGATGCCGGCACCTACGACGCCCAGGCCACCCAGGACGACCTCACCAGCTTCACCCAGGCCATTCAGGGCGCGGAAGTCCGCGAGGCCACCCGGGTGGTCGTCACCTACCCCCGCGTGCCAGCCAGCGCCATTGACGGCCTAAAGGACAGCGTCACCACCATCAGCGCCCGCAGCGTTCCAGGCGGCCTGGAAGTGCGCGGCACGCCTCAGGAACAGGTGCGGGCCAGCATGTACCTCGCGGGGGTCGTCCGCAACCTCCCGCCAGAAGTTGTCCCCCCGACGCCTGCACTGCCCGTGGAACCGATCACCGTGCGCGTCCCGTTGGCGTATGCCCTGCCCAGTACCGTCGCGGCGGAGCTCACCTCGCTGTATGGTCCCAGCACCAGCACCAGCACCAGCACCAGCAGCGCCAGTGCCACTCCGTCCACGCCCGCACCTGCCGCCAGTGCACCTGCGGCCACGAGCACCGACGCCAGTACCACCGGCGCCCCGATCATCAACATCACCACCGCTCCTACCACCCCTAGCACGGGCAACGCCACCACCCCGGCCGCCTCGGACGTGCGGATCGTGGCCGACGAGCGCAGCCGCTCCATCGTGTTGTCCGGCCCACCCGCGACCATCGCCCGCATGCAGCGCACCATCGCCGACCTCGACACTCGCCTCTCCGACGTCCGCATGGCCCTGCGGGTCGAGCAGATCAGCGGCAGTACCGGACAGGATCTGGGCGTGGACTGGAGTGTCGGTCTGGGCGGCTTCAGCGTCGCGCAGTCCGCTGGAACACTCAGCGCTGGGTACAAGCCAGGTGTCGGTCCGCTGAGTTTCTCAGCGAGCCTCGACGCCGCTCGCAGTGAAGGGCGCAGCAACACCCTGCTCGACACCACCTTCGCCGCGCAGGATGGCCGCCCAGCGAACTTCAAGAATGGTGGCCAGCTGCTGCTCCCCGACACCACGACGACCAGCGGCGGCACCACCAGCACCAGCCGCACCAGCTACGACTACGGCCTGGATGTCACCCTCACCCCCCGTCTCGCGCCCGACGGGCGGATTGAACTCACCGTGCAGCTGCAGCTGGGAGAACAGCCCGTTTCTGGAATCGCCACCAGCGTGGTGATCGCCAAACGCAGCATGACCACCATCGTCACCGTCACCCCCGGCGAGCCCCTGATTCTCGGCGGCGTGCTCAGTCAGGATGCCTCGCAGACCAGCAAAGGTGTTCCGCTCCTCAGCCAGATTCCCGTCATCGGCAGCCTGTTCGGCAAGAGCAACGACAGCGCGTCGAGCAGCGTGCTCCTCATCACCCTACAGGCCGCCGACCGTACCGATGACCGTGCCCCCACGCCCCCCCAGCTCGGGGACGGCACCGTGACCCGCGTGAATATCCCCGGCAAATAA
- a CDS encoding type II secretion system F family protein, with protein sequence MKWSYKAYDPQGTPRKGKLEAPNAEDAYKQVTSLGFTPTEVKKSGDIEFPWSRRPPGLKDKAIFTQQFAQLLGGNVPQNEALGVAARSTTNTYLREAVEKIRVEVEEGQPIEDVFARKEFAKAFDPVFVAFLRMGTESGNLARPLKELGDMYKWQLRIFQMVKKGLTLPVIIMVACLIVTYFIMSNVVPTFMKILDGLHAELPPITKMVKTVSELASNPLVTLAILLIISGIYFAIRAYRSTPAGKLKTDTLLLRLFVVGPLMQTFILARMSRAIAVMLANQIPLANTLQLSGAIAGNAMYAQHMREVRRAAIDGHKMAPVLMRYPKEFPEQYTLQFRAAENNARLDETLIYLGEIYNDEVTTKVEALTTALEPFLMVFLGVVVGTIVVAVFLPMTSMMQALEK encoded by the coding sequence ATGAAATGGAGCTACAAAGCCTACGATCCCCAGGGCACCCCGCGTAAAGGCAAGCTCGAAGCCCCCAATGCCGAGGACGCCTACAAGCAGGTCACCAGCCTGGGCTTCACACCCACCGAGGTCAAGAAGAGCGGGGACATCGAGTTCCCCTGGAGCCGACGCCCCCCAGGGCTGAAAGACAAGGCCATCTTCACCCAGCAATTCGCGCAGCTGCTCGGCGGCAACGTCCCTCAGAACGAAGCGCTGGGCGTGGCCGCCCGCAGCACCACCAACACCTACCTGCGCGAAGCGGTCGAGAAGATCCGCGTCGAGGTGGAAGAAGGCCAGCCCATCGAGGATGTCTTCGCTCGCAAGGAGTTCGCCAAGGCCTTTGATCCGGTCTTCGTAGCCTTTTTGCGGATGGGGACTGAAAGCGGCAATCTTGCCCGGCCGCTCAAGGAGCTCGGCGACATGTACAAATGGCAGCTGCGTATCTTCCAGATGGTCAAAAAAGGCTTGACCCTGCCCGTCATCATTATGGTCGCCTGCCTGATCGTCACGTACTTCATCATGTCGAACGTCGTGCCGACGTTCATGAAGATCCTGGACGGCCTGCACGCAGAGCTGCCTCCCATCACCAAGATGGTCAAGACCGTGTCGGAACTCGCGTCCAACCCCCTGGTGACGCTCGCCATTCTGCTGATCATCAGCGGCATCTACTTCGCCATCCGGGCGTACCGCAGCACCCCGGCCGGCAAGCTGAAGACCGACACGCTGCTGCTGCGGCTGTTCGTGGTCGGCCCGCTCATGCAGACCTTCATTCTGGCCCGCATGAGCCGCGCCATCGCGGTGATGCTCGCCAATCAGATCCCCCTCGCCAACACCCTCCAGCTCTCTGGGGCCATCGCGGGCAACGCCATGTACGCCCAGCACATGCGCGAGGTCCGCCGTGCGGCCATCGACGGACACAAGATGGCGCCAGTCCTGATGCGCTACCCCAAAGAATTCCCAGAGCAGTACACCCTGCAGTTCAGAGCGGCGGAGAACAACGCCCGGCTGGACGAGACGCTGATTTACCTGGGCGAGATCTACAACGACGAAGTGACCACTAAGGTCGAAGCCCTCACCACTGCACTCGAACCCTTCCTGATGGTCTTCTTGGGTGTGGTGGTGGGGACCATTGTGGTCGCGGTGTTCCTGCCAATGACCAGCATGATGCAGGCGCTGGAAAAATAA